In Vigna angularis cultivar LongXiaoDou No.4 chromosome 8, ASM1680809v1, whole genome shotgun sequence, one DNA window encodes the following:
- the LOC128193747 gene encoding protein ALP1-like has protein sequence MEGEIDLSFLNREDLDDDVVGVDFNIIAMIRQQLQITTSLAALTMLCIVAHALSILHMYSTDSSSVSNYLPDRDRRREQLMSYLVHTNRCCDIIRMGPETFIILCERVRSTGLVTDAIWSTVEQQLAQFLHIIGHNVKNRSVAFFFHRSGSTVSRHFHNVLGAILSLESEFLIQPSGNEVHPYVFSNNRFYPYFKDCLGAIDGTHVRVNVPRSDAQRFRGRKDWPTQNVFAACDFDMKFTYVLAGWEGIASDSRILKNAFHRDDPLAIPEGKYYLGDAGFMLKSTVLTPYRGKRFPIIASDTEPHYGLETMTDIILACCILHNFLRGVDNDDSLLHEVDNELNEREDHNVSSTQVREEDHRIGIKMNPGKATAIQSSAPTREFMKWTEDMDARLLHSMIEESRIGNRIDGSWISQAYSNIVDHLHSAGYVAITKNNVKNRQKVLKDKWREVHYLFSGLSGFAWNPISMTFHAEDEVWMDLIQSRPAAAKWRVNSIKHYDLMVELWAADQTTEVNELTSQKPQKIFENHCSDTKQCNTLI, from the exons ATGGAAGGAGAAATAGATTTATCATTTTTGAACCGTGAAGatttagatgatgatgtggttggTGTAGACTTCAATATTATAGCAATGATACGACAGCAATTACAAATAACCACTTCATTGGCTGCActaacaatgttatgcattgttgcACACGCGTTGAGTATCTTGCATATGTACTCGACTGATTCGAGTAGTGTTAGCAATTACCTACCAGACAGAGACCGTCGTAGGGAGCAATTAATGTCATATCTTGTGCATACTAATCGGTGTTGCGACATTATTAGAATGGGTCCAGAGACATTTATTATTCTTTGTGAGAGAGTAAGATCAACTGGGTTGGTTACGGACGCGATTTGGTCTACAGTGGAGCAACAACTTgctcaatttcttcatataattggtCATAATGTTAAGAATCGAAGTGTGGcttttttctttcatcgatCCGGTTCGACGGTTAGCAGACACTTTCACAATGTCTTAGGGGCTATCTTAAGTTTGGAATCTGAATTTCTAATTCAACCGTCTGGAAATGAGGTTCATCCATATGTATTCAGCAACAATCGATTTTACCCGTACTTTAAG GATTGTTTAGGGGCCATAGACGGAACTCATGTTCGTGTCAATGTGCCAAGATCTGATGCTCAGAGATTTCGAGGAAGAAAAGACTGGCCAACACAGAATGTGTTTGCGGCGtgtgattttgacatgaaattcaCATACGTTCTTGCTGGGTGGGAAGGCATTGCATctgattcaagaattttaaaaaatgctttTCATCGAGATGATCCGTTAGCTATCCCCGAAG gaaaatactACCTAGGTGATGCAGGATTCATGTTGAAAAGCACAGTGTTGACTCCATATAGAGGC AAACGATTCCCTATCATTGCAAGTGACACTGAACCACATTATGGACTGGAGACAATGACAGACATCATACTAGCTTGTTGTATCTTACACAACTTTCTTCGAGGCGTGGATAACGATGACTCACTACTTCATGAAGTTGATAACGAGTTGAATGAAAGGGAAGACCATAATGTGTCATCAACTCAAGTTAGAGAAGAGGACCATAGGATTG gtataaaaatGAACCCGGGTAAGGCAACCGCCATTCAGTCCTCTGCTCCTACTAGAGAGTTTATGAAGTGGACAGAAGACATGGACGCACGTCTTCTACACTCTATGATTGAGGAATCACGAATCGGTAATAGGATTGACGGAAGCTGGATATCCCAAGCATATAGTAACATAGTTGATCATCTTCATAGCGCTGGGTATGTCgccattacaaaaaataatgttaaaaatcgtCAGAAAGTCTTGAAAGATAAATGGCGTGAGGTACATTACTTGTTTTctggattgagtggatttgcgtGGAACCCGATTAGTATGACATTTCATGCTGAGGACGAAGTTTGGATGGACCTGATccaa TCGAGGCCAGCTGCGGCAAAGTGGAGAGTTAATAGCATCAAACATTACGATTTGATGGTGGAGTTATGGGCAGCTGATCAAACAACAGAAGTTAACGAGCTCACTTCCCAAAAGCCCCAAAagattttcgaaaaccattgctctgataccaaacaGTGTAACACCCTGATTTAg